One stretch of Amycolatopsis tolypomycina DNA includes these proteins:
- the cobF gene encoding precorrin-6A synthase (deacetylating), with protein MRKLYAIGIGAGDPEHLTVQAIDRLNRVDVFFVLDKGTEKADLVRLREQILDRFVTRPGYRVVLAQDPPRDRTPADYRQAVADWHAARAEVYEELIRTELGPAESGAFLVWGDPSLYDSTIALIEAVLARGNVEFDYEVVPGISSISALVARHRTTMNQIGRAVQLTTGRRLAEGWPAGADDVFVLLDAHTTFDRYVDEGLQIYWGAYVGTPDEVLVSGPLTAALAARIRETRAEARERHGWIMDTYLLRRPAEQG; from the coding sequence ATGCGCAAGCTCTACGCGATCGGAATCGGTGCCGGCGACCCGGAGCACCTGACGGTGCAGGCGATCGACCGCCTCAACCGCGTCGACGTGTTCTTCGTGCTCGACAAGGGGACGGAGAAGGCGGACCTGGTCCGGCTGCGCGAGCAGATCCTCGACCGGTTCGTGACGCGGCCGGGGTACCGGGTGGTGCTCGCCCAGGACCCGCCGCGCGACCGCACGCCGGCGGACTACCGCCAGGCGGTCGCCGACTGGCACGCCGCGCGCGCCGAGGTGTACGAGGAGTTGATCCGGACGGAGCTGGGTCCGGCGGAGTCGGGGGCGTTCCTGGTGTGGGGCGACCCGTCGCTGTACGACAGCACGATCGCGTTGATCGAGGCGGTGCTGGCGCGCGGCAACGTGGAGTTCGACTACGAGGTCGTGCCGGGGATCAGCAGCATCTCGGCACTGGTGGCCCGGCACCGGACGACGATGAACCAGATCGGCCGCGCGGTCCAGCTGACCACGGGCCGCCGCCTGGCGGAGGGCTGGCCGGCCGGCGCGGACGACGTGTTCGTGCTGCTCGACGCGCACACGACGTTCGACCGGTACGTCGACGAGGGGCTGCAGATCTATTGGGGGGCGTACGTGGGCACGCCGGACGAGGTGCTCGTGTCGGGCCCGCTGACGGCCGCGCTCGCCGCCCGGATCCGGGAGACGCGGGCGGAAGCCCGGGAGCGGCACGGGTGGATCATGGACACCTACCTGTTGCGGCGTCCGGCCGAGCAGGGGTGA